In Clostridium sporogenes, one genomic interval encodes:
- a CDS encoding MerR family transcriptional regulator translates to MHYKVKEVADMAGISVRMLHHYDKIGLLKPDSINSAGYRIYTNENLDRLQQILFFKELNFPLQEIKIILDSPTFNRKEALKTHRQLLLEKKIRLEKIIQSVDKTIDNIEGGIKMDKKEVLGVFDITQIEEHQKKYSKEVKEKYGNTSAYKESNEKTSKYTKEDWSNIMKDWDIIYKKLASLMDKAPASSEVQEAIHQFRQHISKNFYDCTPEIFKGLGEIYVNDERFTDNIDKYKVGLSKFLREAINVYCDNIVDENLK, encoded by the coding sequence TTGCATTATAAAGTAAAAGAAGTTGCTGATATGGCTGGAATAAGCGTTCGTATGCTCCACCATTATGACAAAATAGGATTACTTAAACCTGATTCTATAAATTCTGCAGGTTATAGAATCTATACAAATGAAAATCTTGATAGATTGCAACAAATTCTATTTTTTAAAGAGCTGAATTTCCCCTTACAGGAAATAAAGATTATTTTGGACAGTCCAACTTTCAATAGGAAAGAAGCTTTAAAAACTCATAGACAATTACTTTTAGAGAAAAAAATAAGACTTGAAAAAATTATACAATCTGTGGATAAAACCATAGATAATATTGAAGGAGGAATAAAAATGGATAAAAAAGAAGTGCTTGGAGTATTTGACATAACCCAAATAGAAGAACATCAAAAGAAATATTCAAAGGAAGTAAAAGAGAAATATGGAAACACCTCTGCTTATAAAGAAAGTAATGAAAAAACCTCTAAATATACAAAAGAAGATTGGAGTAATATAATGAAGGATTGGGATATTATTTATAAAAAACTAGCAAGTCTTATGGATAAAGCTCCAGCTAGCAGTGAAGTTCAAGAAGCTATTCACCAGTTTAGACAGCATATTTCAAAAAACTTTTATGACTGTACCCCTGAAATATTTAAAGGTCTTGGAGAAATTTATGTTAATGATGAAAGATTTACGGATAATATAGATAAATATAAAGTTGGTCTTTCTAAATTTTTAAGGGAAGCTATTAATGTTTATTGTGATAATATAGTGGATGAAAATCTAAAATAG
- the cobU gene encoding bifunctional adenosylcobinamide kinase/adenosylcobinamide-phosphate guanylyltransferase translates to MKEKNKIVLITGGVRSGKSEFAESLLQNEQSVLYIATAKITDKEMEHRVEKHRERRNSIWKTYEGYKDLGKIIKDYDEENILLDCVTVMTTNLMFHKEIDYENIKEEELDRILESIKKEFYDLIISVNEENKNIILVTNEVGYSIVPAYKLGRIFRDFQGIINKFIASLSDEVYLVTCGIPLKIK, encoded by the coding sequence GTGAATTTGCAGAAAGCTTACTTCAAAATGAGCAAAGTGTTTTGTACATAGCTACGGCAAAGATTACAGATAAGGAAATGGAACATAGGGTAGAAAAGCATAGGGAAAGAAGAAATAGTATATGGAAAACCTATGAAGGATATAAGGATTTAGGAAAAATAATAAAAGATTATGATGAGGAAAACATTTTATTAGATTGTGTAACTGTAATGACAACAAACCTAATGTTTCATAAAGAAATAGATTATGAAAATATTAAAGAGGAAGAGTTAGATAGGATTTTAGAAAGTATTAAAAAAGAATTTTATGATTTAATAATATCAGTAAATGAAGAAAACAAAAATATAATATTAGTTACTAATGAGGTAGGTTATAGTATTGTGCCAGCTTATAAATTAGGTAGAATATTTAGAGATTTTCAAGGTATTATAAATAAATTTATAGCCTCTTTAAGTGATGAGGTTTATTTAGTAACCTGCGGAATACCATTAAAAATAAAATAA
- a CDS encoding DUF1611 domain-containing protein — MKNSAVVYCEGLFGEIDGKVATGLVRYSEKYKILAVIDSTKSGMDAGEVLDGVKNNIPIFKNTQEALKTLGTVPKFFIVGLAPSESYLPDYITKAVKEAIKNGMNIVNGLPVFFNDIDELKNYSEKYNVKIQDIRKPKLLNELKLFSGKIDKVKCPVIAILGLDCAVGKRTTLMQLVKDLRSMKINTTFVATGQTGVLQGAKYGVPIDVINSQYVVGEIESAVVKAYENEKPDIILVEGQSALGHPAYLSSYGIIKGAKPDAFIIQHIPKREKRVDFPFLEVPSLKSEIDLIEYVSKKPVIGITINHENISKIETDKAIKSCEEQFKIPATDVLKNGSKKIIDEILKNFSTITKNKVS, encoded by the coding sequence ATGAAAAATTCAGCTGTAGTTTATTGTGAGGGTTTATTTGGAGAAATTGATGGAAAAGTAGCTACCGGACTTGTACGATACTCTGAAAAATATAAAATATTAGCAGTAATAGATAGTACAAAATCAGGTATGGATGCTGGAGAAGTATTAGATGGAGTTAAAAATAATATACCTATTTTTAAAAATACACAAGAAGCTTTAAAGACTTTAGGCACAGTTCCTAAATTTTTTATTGTAGGTTTGGCACCATCTGAATCTTATTTGCCTGATTATATAACAAAAGCAGTTAAAGAAGCAATTAAAAATGGCATGAACATAGTCAATGGTCTTCCAGTATTTTTTAATGATATTGATGAACTAAAAAACTATTCAGAAAAATATAATGTTAAAATTCAAGATATTAGAAAACCAAAATTATTAAATGAGTTAAAATTATTTTCAGGAAAAATTGACAAAGTTAAATGTCCTGTAATAGCTATCTTAGGCCTAGATTGTGCAGTTGGAAAACGGACAACTCTTATGCAATTAGTGAAAGACTTAAGATCAATGAAGATTAATACTACCTTTGTAGCTACTGGCCAAACTGGAGTATTACAAGGAGCAAAATATGGAGTACCTATAGATGTGATAAATTCTCAATACGTAGTAGGAGAAATTGAATCTGCTGTAGTAAAAGCATATGAAAATGAAAAACCTGATATAATTTTAGTAGAAGGACAAAGTGCTTTAGGTCATCCTGCTTACTTATCATCTTATGGGATTATAAAGGGAGCAAAACCAGATGCATTTATCATTCAACATATACCAAAAAGAGAAAAGAGAGTGGACTTCCCTTTTTTAGAAGTGCCCTCTTTAAAAAGTGAAATTGATCTTATAGAGTATGTATCAAAAAAACCTGTTATAGGTATAACTATAAACCATGAAAATATATCTAAGATTGAAACGGACAAAGCTATTAAGTCTTGTGAAGAGCAATTCAAAATACCTGCTACAGATGTATTAAAAAATGGTAGCAAAAAAATAATAGATGAAATTTTGAAAAATTTCTCTACTATAACTAAAAACAAAGTATCCTAA